The following coding sequences lie in one Cronobacter universalis NCTC 9529 genomic window:
- a CDS encoding LacI family DNA-binding transcriptional regulator produces the protein MSTINDVSRLAGVSKATVSRVLSGSRGVKEASRQAVLKAVDELNYRPNVIAQSLLSQSTGCIGVICAQENINQTTGYLYALEKQLSQHQKHLLLRFANSKHEVMNALDELTSGLCDDVLIIGARFPLNITQENVILVDCMESENAPSLHYDHAFAVETACNYLIRQNRRQIALIYPQGNGFADQVLLGYKLALERNFLPFNRNLVFMDATSSSVALQELLNNATTLNFNALLVADDQEAQRVILQLQAFNKSVPDDIMVFSLAGTLQMPGVPTIPAIEYSMDVMAARIVGWLNEKTQDVLGSGVLRGDLFLPEMRKR, from the coding sequence ATGTCAACAATCAACGATGTATCGCGTCTGGCCGGGGTGTCTAAAGCCACGGTGTCACGGGTGTTGAGCGGATCGCGCGGCGTCAAAGAAGCCAGCCGTCAGGCCGTGCTGAAAGCCGTGGATGAGCTCAACTACCGGCCCAACGTCATCGCGCAGTCGCTGTTAAGCCAGAGCACCGGCTGTATCGGCGTTATCTGCGCCCAGGAGAATATCAACCAGACCACGGGCTACCTCTACGCGCTGGAAAAACAGCTCAGCCAGCACCAGAAACACCTGCTGCTGCGCTTCGCCAACAGCAAGCATGAAGTGATGAACGCGCTGGACGAACTCACCAGCGGCCTGTGCGACGACGTGCTGATTATCGGCGCGCGGTTTCCGTTAAACATCACCCAGGAAAATGTGATCCTTGTGGACTGCATGGAGAGCGAAAACGCCCCCAGTCTGCATTACGACCACGCGTTCGCGGTGGAAACCGCCTGTAACTATCTGATTCGGCAGAACCGCCGCCAGATAGCGCTGATTTATCCGCAGGGCAACGGCTTCGCCGATCAGGTGCTGCTCGGCTATAAGCTGGCGCTGGAGCGCAACTTCCTGCCGTTTAACCGCAATCTGGTGTTTATGGATGCGACGTCCTCCTCGGTGGCGTTGCAGGAACTGCTGAATAACGCCACCACGCTTAACTTCAACGCGCTGCTGGTGGCGGACGATCAGGAGGCGCAGCGGGTTATTCTGCAGCTTCAGGCGTTTAATAAATCGGTGCCGGACGACATTATGGTCTTCAGCCTCGCGGGCACGCTGCAAATGCCCGGCGTCCCGACTATCCCGGCTATCGAATATTCGATGGACGTCATGGCCGCGCGCATTGTGGGCTGGCTGAACGAGAAGACGCAGGATGTGCTGGGCAGCGGCGTGCTGCGCGGCGATCTCTTCCTGCCGGAGATGCGCAAGCGCTAA
- a CDS encoding PTS sugar transporter subunit IIB, with protein MYKIMLCCSAGMSTSLLVRKMVDAAGERDLPVQIEAWGVAEFDTQFPKYQVVLLGPQVKYMLPTLSQKAAAHGIPVQAIDMMDYGMQRGDKVLDYALSLIEAAH; from the coding sequence ATGTACAAGATTATGCTGTGTTGCTCTGCGGGGATGTCCACCAGTCTGCTGGTGAGAAAGATGGTTGACGCGGCAGGAGAACGGGATCTTCCCGTCCAGATAGAAGCCTGGGGCGTTGCCGAATTTGATACGCAGTTTCCAAAGTATCAGGTGGTGCTGCTCGGGCCGCAGGTGAAATATATGTTACCGACGCTGTCGCAAAAGGCTGCCGCTCACGGTATTCCTGTTCAGGCCATCGACATGATGGATTACGGAATGCAGCGTGGCGACAAAGTGCTGGATTACGCGCTCTCGCTTATTGAAGCCGCGCATTAG
- a CDS encoding PTS sugar transporter subunit IIC: protein MSSLYQSMVAVIEQTITPLAGKLGQQKYVIAIRDGFTAALPFMIIGSFMLVFIFPPFSADTTVGFARAWLDFSQTYREQLMLPFNLSMGVMTFFISVGVGASLGRQFQLDPVMAGLLAFMAFLLVAAPYADGKISTQYLSGQGIFTALITAIYSTRVYAWLKEHKVTIRLPKEVPTGVARSFEILIPVIAVMGTLHPLNLFIEAQTGMIMPQAIMHLLEPLVSASDSLPAVLLSVLLCQIFWFAGIHGSLIVTGIMNPFWMANLSANQAALAAGAALPHTYLQGFWDHYLLIGGVGSTLPLAFLLLKSRATHLRTIGKMGIVPSFFNINEPILFGAPIIMNPILFIPFVCVPLVNAVLAWTATRLGLIEQVVSLTPWTTPAPIGASWAANWALAPVVMCLICMVMSALIYLPFLRAYERSLMKTEELKARNAAPQAQTVTG, encoded by the coding sequence ATGAGTTCTTTATATCAGTCGATGGTTGCCGTTATTGAACAGACGATTACGCCGCTCGCCGGGAAACTCGGCCAGCAGAAATATGTTATCGCCATTCGTGACGGCTTCACCGCGGCGCTGCCGTTCATGATTATCGGCTCGTTTATGCTGGTGTTTATCTTCCCGCCGTTCTCTGCCGATACCACGGTCGGCTTTGCCCGCGCATGGCTCGATTTCTCGCAGACGTACCGCGAACAGCTAATGCTGCCGTTTAATCTCAGCATGGGCGTGATGACCTTTTTTATCTCCGTTGGCGTCGGCGCGAGCCTGGGGCGTCAGTTTCAGCTCGATCCCGTCATGGCGGGCCTGCTGGCCTTTATGGCGTTTCTGCTGGTAGCAGCCCCCTACGCCGACGGCAAAATCTCCACGCAGTATCTCTCAGGCCAGGGCATTTTCACGGCGCTGATTACGGCGATTTACTCCACCCGCGTTTACGCGTGGCTTAAGGAGCACAAGGTGACCATCCGCCTGCCGAAAGAGGTGCCGACCGGCGTGGCGCGCTCGTTTGAAATTCTCATTCCGGTTATCGCGGTGATGGGAACGCTGCACCCGCTGAACCTGTTTATCGAAGCGCAAACCGGCATGATTATGCCGCAGGCGATCATGCATCTGCTGGAGCCGCTGGTTTCCGCGTCGGACTCCCTGCCCGCCGTACTGCTCTCCGTGCTGCTGTGCCAGATCTTCTGGTTCGCGGGCATCCACGGCTCGCTTATCGTCACGGGCATCATGAACCCGTTCTGGATGGCGAATCTCTCCGCCAACCAGGCGGCGCTGGCCGCGGGCGCCGCGCTGCCGCACACCTATCTGCAAGGCTTCTGGGATCACTACCTGCTGATCGGCGGCGTCGGCAGCACCCTGCCGCTGGCGTTTTTGCTGCTGAAAAGCCGGGCGACGCACCTGCGCACCATCGGCAAAATGGGCATCGTGCCGAGCTTTTTTAATATTAACGAACCGATTCTGTTCGGCGCGCCCATCATTATGAACCCGATCCTGTTTATCCCGTTCGTCTGCGTGCCGCTGGTCAACGCCGTACTCGCCTGGACCGCCACCCGCCTTGGGCTGATTGAGCAGGTCGTCTCGCTCACGCCCTGGACGACGCCCGCCCCCATCGGCGCGTCCTGGGCCGCCAACTGGGCGCTGGCCCCGGTAGTGATGTGCCTTATCTGTATGGTCATGTCGGCGCTGATTTACCTGCCGTTCCTGCGCGCCTATGAACGCTCGCTAATGAAGACCGAAGAGCTGAAAGCGCGTAACGCCGCTCCGCAGGCGCAAACCGTGACCGGATAA
- a CDS encoding PTS lactose/cellobiose transporter subunit IIA — protein MIALEEAVMEIIVNAGQSRSLCFEALHAARAGNFSEAQHLLREADGYARQAHKMQTKLIEQDAGEGRQPMTLIMAHAQDHLMNSLLAREFSEELMHLYQRQ, from the coding sequence ATGATTGCACTGGAAGAAGCGGTAATGGAAATCATCGTCAATGCGGGGCAGTCGCGCAGCCTCTGCTTTGAGGCGCTACACGCCGCGCGGGCGGGCAATTTCAGCGAGGCGCAACACCTGCTGCGCGAAGCCGACGGCTACGCCCGGCAGGCGCATAAGATGCAGACGAAGCTCATTGAGCAGGACGCGGGCGAAGGCCGCCAGCCGATGACCTTAATTATGGCGCACGCGCAGGATCATTTAATGAATTCTTTGCTTGCGCGCGAATTTTCTGAAGAGCTGATGCATTTATATCAGCGTCAGTAA
- a CDS encoding carbohydrate porin: MTTLKKLPLALAVIAALCPVSVLAQEYTQEQIDAMVAKAVDKALAERQAKIDAAMNKKADVVTEPQSPAQTPDLAIPFGVKFTGYARYGAHYQSGDQKFVAVDGSYNGASAIGRLGNEGNGGEFQLSKAFKGGNGAIWDVNVMFDHWGDEVNLKKAYAGVTNLLESNPNAYFWAGRDFHQRPQQGINDYFWMNHDGQGAGVKNFDLGGVQFDVAVVAAVESCSPEVMEDEANPSRITCTGGSGTGDKGNYAATSKIHGMKIGPLDLELYANYGFDSKAVDRDERLKAWQGGVVLSHTNDSGVNKLIARYSDNSDNSVYNKTDDLTTVYASFEGLHRFTQQAQLEYLLAFHDYDNDRDNRRNYNAIVRPMYFWNDVHSTWLEAGWQRVDYQDGGDNSGWKVTLSQNMSIAMGPEFRPMLRFYVTGGEVDNKRTARINNTDDTTLDSLNIGAMWEAWW, from the coding sequence ATGACTACGTTAAAAAAACTTCCATTAGCCCTGGCGGTTATCGCCGCCCTTTGCCCTGTGTCTGTGCTCGCTCAGGAATATACCCAGGAACAGATTGACGCCATGGTGGCGAAAGCGGTGGATAAAGCGCTGGCCGAGCGCCAGGCGAAAATCGACGCCGCCATGAACAAGAAAGCGGATGTGGTCACCGAGCCGCAAAGCCCCGCCCAGACGCCGGATCTGGCGATTCCGTTCGGCGTGAAGTTTACCGGCTACGCCCGCTATGGCGCGCATTACCAGAGCGGCGACCAGAAATTTGTGGCGGTCGACGGCTCCTATAACGGCGCCTCCGCCATTGGCCGTCTCGGCAACGAAGGCAACGGCGGCGAATTCCAGCTCTCCAAAGCCTTTAAAGGCGGCAACGGCGCCATCTGGGATGTCAACGTGATGTTTGACCACTGGGGCGACGAAGTGAACCTGAAAAAAGCCTACGCAGGCGTGACCAACCTGCTGGAATCGAACCCGAACGCCTATTTCTGGGCCGGCCGCGATTTCCACCAGCGTCCGCAACAGGGCATTAACGACTACTTCTGGATGAACCACGACGGCCAGGGCGCCGGGGTGAAAAACTTCGATCTGGGCGGCGTGCAGTTCGATGTGGCGGTGGTGGCCGCCGTGGAATCCTGTAGCCCGGAAGTGATGGAAGACGAGGCGAACCCGTCGCGCATCACCTGTACCGGCGGCTCCGGCACCGGCGACAAAGGCAACTACGCGGCGACGTCTAAAATTCACGGCATGAAAATAGGCCCGCTCGATCTGGAACTGTACGCCAACTATGGCTTCGACTCTAAAGCGGTCGATCGCGACGAGCGCCTGAAAGCCTGGCAGGGCGGCGTGGTGCTGAGCCATACCAACGACAGCGGCGTGAATAAGCTTATCGCCCGCTACTCCGACAATTCGGACAACAGCGTGTACAACAAAACCGACGATCTGACCACGGTGTACGCGAGCTTCGAAGGGCTGCACAGATTCACACAGCAGGCGCAGCTGGAGTACCTGCTGGCGTTCCACGATTACGACAACGATCGCGATAACCGCCGCAACTACAACGCCATCGTGCGCCCGATGTATTTCTGGAACGACGTGCACTCCACCTGGCTGGAAGCGGGCTGGCAGCGCGTCGACTATCAGGACGGCGGCGATAACAGCGGCTGGAAAGTGACGCTCTCGCAGAACATGTCTATCGCGATGGGTCCGGAATTCCGCCCGATGCTGCGCTTCTACGTCACCGGCGGCGAAGTGGATAACAAACGCACCGCCCGCATCAACAATACCGACGACACCACGCTCGATTCACTGAATATCGGCGCGATGTGGGAAGCCTGGTGGTAA
- a CDS encoding C40 family peptidase, whose protein sequence is MNKLSSTPRDPLNFQPLTLEASRIKAHRWWLKVSAVRPGDILLVQNAGLQSAGIRFADGSLFSHAALWMHSGEQFQPVRLAEADGHGIGFTDFPVITIDNEGVKSDVWLMPGNPRYCKLLRHRDIESVPESIAKQAAEEMRNDWFYSDYAYLHRLADASRHPPAVRRLYSVLLQGIDRVASKKHGRKTLFCSELVAVYYEKIGLTLFDPPKDPALVSPASLAQHAVGLYEVQGAFVNTDALADTAIASGLHLDDPRAQGWLPLHVNQARKGYQLDKLDRTLKESIATLRKHNLENYRAAHEDCLNRLAKLEQLALIVDKPQAMKKITTYRKSEQGLYNLLVNLESSLPVTDAAGHTLTLSGEQEFHLSLRVLSLLGQLRFSVWKLNLTLLRHVLRGSKRARKPLNTQRPLKLARLYQIYRQLREYHTRSSNTLEAEIKKSAEALSANDVKHMTQWLQAYP, encoded by the coding sequence ATGAATAAGCTCTCCAGTACACCGCGTGACCCCCTTAATTTTCAACCGTTGACGTTGGAAGCGTCCCGCATTAAAGCGCATCGCTGGTGGTTGAAAGTATCCGCTGTCAGGCCGGGCGACATTTTGCTGGTGCAGAACGCCGGGTTACAGAGCGCAGGGATCCGCTTTGCCGATGGGAGTTTGTTTTCACACGCGGCGCTCTGGATGCATAGCGGGGAGCAGTTTCAGCCGGTACGCCTGGCGGAGGCTGATGGGCACGGCATAGGATTTACCGACTTTCCTGTCATCACCATTGATAATGAGGGAGTAAAGAGTGATGTCTGGCTTATGCCAGGCAATCCACGTTATTGCAAACTGCTGCGTCATAGAGATATCGAGTCGGTTCCCGAAAGCATCGCGAAACAGGCTGCAGAAGAGATGCGAAACGACTGGTTCTATAGCGATTACGCTTATCTGCATCGCCTGGCTGACGCCAGCCGTCACCCACCCGCAGTGCGCCGCCTCTACAGCGTCTTGCTTCAGGGCATTGATAGGGTCGCCAGTAAAAAACATGGTCGCAAAACGCTCTTTTGCTCCGAGCTGGTCGCAGTGTACTACGAAAAAATCGGGCTGACGTTATTTGATCCGCCTAAAGATCCGGCGCTAGTCTCGCCTGCGTCACTGGCCCAGCATGCCGTCGGTCTGTATGAAGTTCAGGGGGCGTTTGTGAATACCGACGCTTTAGCGGATACGGCCATCGCAAGTGGGCTGCATCTCGACGATCCGCGCGCGCAAGGCTGGCTACCGCTGCATGTCAACCAGGCGCGTAAGGGCTATCAGTTGGACAAGCTGGACCGCACGTTGAAGGAATCGATCGCCACCCTGCGTAAACACAACCTGGAAAACTATAGGGCGGCGCATGAAGATTGCTTAAACAGGCTGGCGAAGCTAGAACAGCTTGCGTTAATCGTTGATAAACCGCAGGCGATGAAAAAAATTACGACTTACCGTAAGTCTGAGCAGGGTCTTTATAATCTGCTGGTTAACCTCGAATCATCCTTGCCGGTGACCGATGCGGCAGGACATACGCTGACGCTTAGCGGCGAGCAAGAGTTTCATCTGTCGCTGAGAGTGCTATCGTTACTCGGTCAGCTGCGTTTTTCCGTCTGGAAACTTAACCTCACGTTATTAAGACACGTGCTGCGTGGCTCAAAACGAGCCCGTAAACCCTTAAATACACAGCGTCCCCTTAAACTCGCTCGGCTTTACCAGATTTACCGTCAGTTGCGCGAGTACCATACCCGGAGTAGTAACACGCTTGAAGCAGAGATTAAAAAAAGTGCTGAAGCGCTGAGTGCGAACGATGTTAAGCATATGACTCAGTGGCTGCAGGCTTACCCGTAA
- a CDS encoding mechanosensitive ion channel family protein gives MDYILHTNFLRLMTSLTFWGNVLLVLAITLVTYWVVSKILAVLHKRIARWAEEHNNGTAYKVFLDVLRKTRRILILFAAFLFSLQFVSLPDRMHSTISHAWFLVLALQIALWFDQAVQSWLRHSLMRPGTHRNPVTTIILGLMIRALIWAVMLLSILANAGVNITALVASLGVGGIAIALAVQTVLSDVFASLSIGFDKPFEIGDFIVFNDVSGTIEHIGLKTTRIRSLSGEQIVCANAILLQQTIHNYKRMQTRRIVFTFGVSLSTPPEKLRQIGPMVKSIIEQSGDTRFDRAHFATFDQDRLTYEVVHIINTADYNQYMDLQQEINLRIMEGLQELGVRLALPSRVIIQPDAPEEEKPQEGTPQTQPQTH, from the coding sequence ATGGATTACATTCTGCACACCAATTTTTTGCGCCTGATGACATCATTAACATTCTGGGGAAATGTCTTGCTGGTGCTGGCGATAACCCTCGTCACTTACTGGGTCGTCAGTAAAATTCTCGCCGTACTGCACAAGCGCATCGCGCGCTGGGCGGAGGAACACAATAACGGCACCGCGTATAAGGTCTTTCTTGACGTATTAAGAAAGACGCGGCGCATTTTGATTCTCTTTGCCGCCTTTCTTTTCAGTCTGCAATTTGTCAGCCTGCCTGACCGGATGCACAGCACGATTTCCCACGCCTGGTTTCTGGTGCTGGCATTGCAAATCGCGCTCTGGTTCGATCAGGCGGTACAGTCGTGGCTGCGCCACTCGCTAATGCGCCCCGGCACGCACCGCAACCCGGTGACGACGATTATTCTGGGGCTGATGATCCGCGCGCTGATCTGGGCGGTGATGCTGCTGTCGATCCTCGCCAATGCGGGGGTCAATATCACCGCGCTGGTGGCGAGCCTCGGCGTCGGCGGTATCGCCATCGCGCTGGCGGTGCAGACGGTACTGAGCGACGTCTTCGCCTCGCTTTCTATCGGCTTCGACAAGCCGTTTGAAATCGGCGATTTTATTGTCTTTAACGATGTGTCCGGCACCATCGAACATATCGGGCTAAAAACCACGCGCATCCGCAGCTTAAGCGGCGAGCAGATCGTCTGCGCGAACGCCATTCTGCTTCAGCAGACGATCCACAACTATAAGCGTATGCAGACGCGCCGTATCGTGTTCACCTTTGGCGTCTCGCTCTCCACGCCGCCTGAGAAGCTGCGCCAGATAGGCCCGATGGTCAAATCCATTATCGAGCAGAGCGGCGATACCCGCTTCGACCGCGCGCACTTCGCCACTTTCGATCAGGATCGTCTGACCTACGAAGTGGTGCACATCATTAATACGGCGGATTACAACCAGTATATGGATCTGCAGCAGGAGATTAACCTGCGCATCATGGAAGGGCTTCAGGAGCTGGGCGTGCGGCTGGCGCTGCCAAGCCGTGTGATTATCCAGCCTGACGCGCCGGAAGAAGAAAAACCGCAGGAGGGCACCCCGCAGACGCAGCCACAAACTCACTAA
- a CDS encoding TIGR00645 family protein: MERFIENAMYASRWLLAPVYFGLSLALLALTVKFFQEIIHVLPNILTIAEADLILLLLSLVDMTLVGGLLVMVMFSGYENFVSQLDIHEGKEKLSWLGKMDASSLKNKVAASIVAISSIHLLRVFMDAKNVPDNKLMWYVIIHLTFVLSAFVMGYLDKISRSKGY, encoded by the coding sequence ATGGAACGCTTTATCGAAAACGCAATGTACGCCTCGCGCTGGCTGCTGGCCCCGGTTTATTTCGGGCTTTCTCTCGCGCTGCTGGCGCTGACCGTTAAATTCTTTCAGGAAATTATCCACGTTCTGCCGAACATTCTGACGATCGCCGAGGCGGATCTGATCCTGCTGCTGTTGTCGCTGGTGGACATGACGCTGGTGGGCGGACTACTGGTGATGGTGATGTTTTCCGGTTATGAAAACTTCGTCTCCCAGCTCGATATTCATGAAGGTAAGGAAAAACTGAGCTGGCTCGGGAAAATGGATGCCAGCTCGCTGAAGAATAAAGTGGCGGCGTCGATTGTCGCTATCTCTTCCATTCACCTGCTGCGCGTCTTTATGGATGCGAAGAACGTGCCGGATAATAAGCTGATGTGGTATGTGATTATCCACCTGACGTTTGTTTTGTCGGCGTTCGTGATGGGTTATCTGGATAAAATCTCCCGCTCAAAAGGATACTAA
- a CDS encoding ESA_00282 family adhesion-associated protein: MNSIFYSVITLLLLLSGVLFFMKENGANKPDNGSGVDPMPPRNKEEGEDHFSALLNAITPLWYWRVNHEYIDFTNATIKKMTFEQLNATPGLFEAQRRCSNLNSAVYKYYDNLKKRCLNGELVTFSDIEVLNLRHCFHEFSQEAYPQLVAIVWPEYQRPQVDITQV, from the coding sequence ATGAACAGTATTTTTTATTCTGTCATTACCTTGCTGCTGCTTTTAAGCGGCGTGCTTTTTTTTATGAAAGAAAATGGTGCCAATAAACCAGACAACGGTTCTGGCGTAGACCCCATGCCGCCGCGTAACAAAGAAGAGGGTGAAGACCATTTTTCCGCGTTACTTAACGCAATTACTCCGTTGTGGTACTGGCGCGTTAATCACGAATATATCGATTTTACGAACGCCACCATTAAAAAAATGACATTTGAACAACTGAACGCCACTCCAGGTTTATTTGAGGCGCAGCGCCGTTGCAGTAATCTTAATTCCGCGGTGTATAAATATTACGATAATTTAAAAAAACGCTGTCTGAACGGTGAGTTAGTCACCTTTTCCGATATCGAAGTGCTCAACCTGCGCCACTGCTTCCATGAATTCAGCCAGGAGGCGTATCCGCAACTGGTGGCGATCGTCTGGCCGGAGTACCAGCGCCCGCAGGTTGATATCACCCAGGTTTGA